In a single window of the Desulfovibrio mangrovi genome:
- the fliG gene encoding flagellar motor switch protein FliG, whose translation MSGASKTAILLLAMGDKFTSEAFKRMDRTEIAQISKAMVDLDSIPKELVEDVLREFHHALVTGQEMISGGADTVKRLLMKNLDSETAKYIMDSLNLDTGPAPFRELENVSPRILSQILRNEHPQTLALILGHLHPDQAAELLTNLPAGVRPEILMRLARLEAVPEDMLMEVDKVLQSQLIAMGGKEGKKVGGVSAVAEILNAVDRATEEEVLSEIEEESAQMAEDIRNLMFVFEDVTGLDDRAIRELLKEISNEDMTMALRGASDDLKERFFKNMSERAATMIREDLEIMGPTRLADVEGAQQNVVKVVRRLEVEGRIVIGRGGGDVFI comes from the coding sequence ATGAGCGGCGCGTCCAAGACCGCCATCCTGTTACTGGCCATGGGCGACAAGTTCACGTCCGAAGCGTTCAAGCGCATGGACCGTACCGAAATCGCCCAGATATCCAAGGCCATGGTCGACCTGGATTCCATTCCCAAGGAATTGGTCGAGGACGTGCTGCGTGAATTCCACCACGCCCTCGTGACCGGACAGGAAATGATCTCCGGCGGCGCGGACACCGTAAAGCGTCTGCTCATGAAGAACCTGGACAGCGAAACCGCCAAGTACATCATGGATTCGCTGAACCTGGATACCGGCCCCGCTCCCTTCCGCGAACTGGAAAACGTGAGCCCGCGTATTCTTTCGCAGATTCTGCGCAACGAACATCCGCAGACGCTGGCCCTCATTCTGGGCCATCTGCACCCCGATCAGGCCGCGGAGCTGCTCACCAACCTGCCCGCAGGCGTGCGCCCGGAAATCCTCATGCGCCTTGCCAGACTGGAAGCCGTGCCCGAAGACATGCTCATGGAAGTGGACAAGGTGCTGCAGAGCCAGCTCATCGCCATGGGCGGCAAGGAAGGCAAGAAGGTGGGCGGTGTCAGCGCGGTTGCCGAAATCCTCAACGCCGTGGACCGTGCCACCGAAGAAGAGGTTCTCTCCGAAATCGAAGAAGAATCCGCACAGATGGCCGAAGATATCCGCAACCTCATGTTCGTGTTCGAAGATGTCACCGGTCTGGACGACCGCGCCATTCGCGAACTGCTGAAGGAAATCTCCAACGAGGACATGACCATGGCGCTGCGCGGCGCATCGGACGACCTGAAGGAACGCTTCTTCAAGAACATGTCCGAACGTGCGGCCACCATGATCCGCGAAGACCTGGAAATCATGGGACCCACGCGTCTCGCCGACGTGGAAGGCGCCCAGCAGAACGTGGTCAAGGTTGTACGCAGACTGGAAGTGGAAGGCCGCATAGTCATCGGCCGCGGAGGTGGAGATGTCTTCATCTAA